In Sorghum bicolor cultivar BTx623 chromosome 10, Sorghum_bicolor_NCBIv3, whole genome shotgun sequence, one genomic interval encodes:
- the LOC8069339 gene encoding protein POLAR LOCALIZATION DURING ASYMMETRIC DIVISION AND REDISTRIBUTION — MAASSSEVRAATASRRIVDYLNDGEELGAEGAVVETPPCTPAAAAAAAVAVAVAVGEPARSLALPRFRWPRLVRHRLRRKGGDDKGKQEEVVVDKGDDLPVAAAVSTSGCLSSAASDKRHSDLGVGLSLVFLLAKTSDEFNKMVKVRTEMEELLKEIRDEVRIKSGGTGAGTGTEGAHDATKDRNRESTTSSCITTDGNEVQSARARMEYQAAASSSGVELAGYEKEKSSSEEGGGCCARMDVLEEEFHAEMELLQVNYGSSETPSFLPDPEEEEEHYSEPYDEMADYRNGIDDDSGGVVEDDDDGDGDDDDDDGNAEYNGVSAVQLERRLHELLHERNRDRIEELEAALRCAEQKLVEKEMEVSLWKDTAKFALREDKELQ; from the exons ATGGCCGCCTCCTCTTCCGAGGTGAGGGCCGCGACCGCGAGCAGGAGGATCGTCGATTACCTCAAcgacggcgaggagctcggGGCCGAGGGCGCGGTGGTGGAGACGCCGCCGTGCAcccctgcggcggcggcggcggcggcggttgcgGTTGCGGTTGCGGTGGGGGAACCGGCGAGGTCGTTGGCGCTGCCCAGGTTCAGGTGGCCGCGGCTGGTCAGGCACAGGCTCCGGAGAAAGGGAGGCGACGACAAGGGGAAGCAGGAGGAGGTCGTGGTGGACAAGGGCGACGACCTTCCCGTGGCGGCCGCCGTGTCTACCTCAG GATGCTTATCATCAGCGGCGAGCGATAAGAGGCATTCCGACCTCGGCGTCGGGCTAAGCCTGGTGTTCCTCCTGGCCAAGACGTCCGACGAGTTCAACAAGATGGTGAAGGTGCGCACGGAGATGGAGGAGCTCCTGAAAGAGATCAGAGACGAGGTTCGGATCAAGAGCGGCGGCACCGGTGCCGGCACCGGCACAGAGGGCGCCCACGACGCAACGAAGGACCGCAACCGCGAGTCCACCACGTCGAGCTGCATCACTACCGACGGCAACGAGGTCCAGAGCGCTCGCGCTCGCATGGAGTACCAGGCCGCCGCCTCGTCGTCTGGCGTGGAGCTCGCGGGCTACGAGAAAGAGAAGTCGTCGTCCGAGGAGGGTGGAGGTTGCTGTGCGAGGATGGACGTGCTCGAGGAGGAGTTCCACGCCGAGATGGAGCTGCTTCAGGTTAACTACGGCTCCTCAGAGACACCGTCGTTTCTGCCTGACcctgaagaagaagaggagcaCTATTCCGAG CCGTACGACGAGATGGCCGACTACCGTAATGGAATTGATGACGATTCAGGGGGAGTTGTtgaggacgacgacgatggcgatggcgacgacgacgacgacgacggtaaCGCTGAGTATAACGGAGTTTCTGCCGTACAGCTAGAGAGAAGGCTCCACGAGCTTCTCCATGAAAGAAACCGGGACAGGATTGAGGAGCTGGAAGCTGCGCTGCGGTGTGCGGAGCAGAAGCTCGTTGAGAAAGAAATGGAGGTGTCCTTGTGGAAAGACACGGCTAAGTTTGCACTGAGAGAGGACAAGGAGCTGCAGTGA